In Elephas maximus indicus isolate mEleMax1 chromosome 4, mEleMax1 primary haplotype, whole genome shotgun sequence, a genomic segment contains:
- the UCN3 gene encoding urocortin-3 translates to MLMPAHFLLLLLLLLGTPRAGLSHKFYKTKSIFSCINTALSEAKKGQSEDEPLLNKRSFYYLPSQDLSSAAEEEEEEDKEKRTFPGSGGGGGAGSTRYKYLSQGQLGGKLYQDKAKSDRRAKFTLSLDVPTNIMNILFDIAKAKNLRAKAAANAHLMAQIGRKK, encoded by the coding sequence atgctgatgcCAGCCCACTtcctgctgctactgctgctgctcctAGGAACCCCAAGGGCAGGCCTCTCTCATAAGTTCTACAAAACCAAGTCCATCTTTAGCTGCATCAACACAGCCCTGTCTGAGGCCAAGAAGGGCCAGTCAGAGGATGAACCCCTGCTAAATAAGAGAAGTTTCTACTACCTGCCCAGCCAAGATCTGTCTTCAGcagcagaggaagaggaagaggaggacaaggagaaaaggaccttccctggctctgggggtgggggtggagctgGAAGTACCCGGTACAAATACCTGTCCCAAGGACAGCTCGGGGGGAAGCTGTACCAGGACAAGGCCAAGAGTGACCGGCGCGCCAAGTTCACTCTGTCCCTTGACGTCCCCACTAACATCATGAACATCCTCTTTGACATCGCCAAGGCCAAGAACTTGCGAGCCAAGGCAGCAGCCAATGCCCACCTGATGGCGCAGATTGGGCggaagaagtag